A region of Panicum virgatum strain AP13 chromosome 8N, P.virgatum_v5, whole genome shotgun sequence DNA encodes the following proteins:
- the LOC120684424 gene encoding disease resistance protein RGA4-like isoform X1, producing the protein MHFWLHSAIRALHLIVGKPRTNRRSMDAGLLSAFVKKLVARLFVLAEEKYKLYKGFEEDVHFLMEELPMITSAIDEQLAGKDDLTLHFKVKELHQLAQEMEDCIDCIMYRASKEQQPWYHINYTPGNRIRTRLQLDEEMKRLKRRLQEAHQRKERYPVPCPSHPELPPSSSDRLIAREDLVGIDPPLKELLEHLAEGKDQRNQLNVFSIVGFCGLGKTVLAQQLYDSEVGRRFEKRAWVSAGQRNPEALLMEILRQVHEPPLVNSDARQLSIDLRNCLETKRYFIVIDDIRSTDQWNRIKSAFPRLKDISSRIVITTKFQSVANTCSSTNGYVHKMRRLDEECSKQLLLKESCLQECSDSSQSDPKVILDKCDGQPLALTAVGQFIQSRNSVEQPEWEGVCKDVRCHLDSDDALKRMHQVLTHDYTSLPTHELKACLLYFAMFPSDHRVRTKRLMRRWLAEGFVVPSTLCSDPAAQSFRELMDRNIIQSVDVSNNLKVKTCKTYGMMHEYVVRKSLSENIIALFDDGKLQPKHARRLSLHDSSISDSTNLEFDLSLVRSLTVIGEAGKAILDFKKYQLLRVLDLEQCTDLQNDHLKEICNLLLIKYLSLGGKVTCLTKEIKKLKLLETLDLRRTYVKILPLEVIQLPNLIHLFRKFKLPNKVVQSKLHKFLSSGQCKLQTLSGFLVDESEGFAELMVHMNKL; encoded by the exons ATGCATTTTTGGCTCCACTCTG CCATCAGAGCTCTGCATCTGATTGTGGGGAAACCACGAACGAACAGGCGATCAATGGATGCGGGCCTGTTGAGTGCATTTGTAAAGAAACTCGTGGCGAGGTTGTTTGTGTTAGCTGAGGAGAAATACAAGCTGTACAagggctttgaagaggatgttCATTTCCTGATGGAAGAGCTTCCTATGATCACGAGTGCCATTGATGAGCAGCTCGCAGGGAAGGATGATCTCACATTGCATTTTAAGGTCAAAGAATTGCACCAATTGGCTCAAGAAATGGAGGACTGCATAGATTGCATCATGTATCGTGCCTCCAAGGAACAGCAACCATGGTACCATATAAACTACACACCTGGGAACAGGATAAGAACCCGTTTGCAGTTAGACGAGGAGATGAAGAGACTCAAGAGAAGGTTGCAGGAAGCCCACCAGCGCAAGGAGAGATACCCAGTGCCCTGTCCGTCCCATCCTGAGCTACCTCCATCGTCCTCGGATCGTCTCATCGCTCGAGAAGATCTGGTCGGCATCGATCCACCTCTGAAAGAGCTTTTGGAGCACTTGGCGGAGGGGAAGGATCAACGGAACCAGCTGAACGTGTTCTCTATCGTTGGGTTTTGTGGATTGGGGAAGACTGTTCTTGCCCAACAGTTGTATGACAGTGAGGTGGGCAGACGATTTGAGAAAAGAGCATGGGTTTCCGCTGGGCAACGGAATCCGGAGGCACTGTTAATGGAGATTCTCCGGCAAGTGCATGAGCCACCACTGGTTAACTCTGATGCCCGCCAGCTTAGCATTGATCTCAGGAACTGTCTAGAGACCAAGAG GTATTTCATTGTAATTGATGACATCCGATCAACAGATCAGTGGAATCGTATAAAATCCGCCTTCCCGCGACTAAAAGATATTAGCAGCAGAATAGTGATAACAACGAAATTCCAGTCAGTGGCGAATACCTGCAGCTCTACCAATGgctatgtgcacaaaatgagaAGACTTGATGAGGAATGCTCAAAGCAACTGTTACTGAAGGAGTCGTGTCTGCAGGAATGTTCAGATTCCTCGCAGTCGGATCCGAAGGTAATATTGGATAAATGTGATGGTCAACCACTTGCTTTGACTGCCGTGGGCCAATTCATTCAAAGTAGAAATTCAGTTGAACAACCTGAATGGGAAGGTGTTTGCAAGGATGTACGTTGTCATTTGGACAGCGACGATGCCTTAAAGAGAATGCATCAGGTGCTGACCCATGACTACACCAGCCTTCCGACCCATGAACTCAAGGCTTGCTTGCTATATTTTGCTATGTTCCCCAGTGACCATCGAGTCAGGACGAAAAGGCTGATGAGGCGATGGTTAGCTGAGGGATTTGTGGTACCATCAACTTTATGCAGCGATCCAGCTGCTCAAAGTTTCAGGGAGCTCATGGACCGCAACATCATCCAGTCTGTTGATGTAAGCAACAACTTGAAGGTGAAAACATGCAAAACTTATGGCATGATGCATGAGTACGTTGTGCGCAAGTCTCTCTCCGAGAACATCATTGCTTTGTTTGATGATGGAAAGCTCCAACCCAAACATGCTCGTCGCCTTTCTCTCCATGACAGCAGTATTTCAGATTCCACCAATCTGGAATTTGATCTATCCCTAGTAAGATCTCTAACAGTCATTGGGGAGGCAGGTAAAGCTATTTTGGATTTTAAAAAGTACCAGTTACTGAGAGTCTTGGATCTTGAACAATGTACTGACTTGCAAAATGATCATCTCAAAGAAATATGCAATCTATTACTTATAAAATATCTAAGCCTAGGGGGCAAGGTTACATGCCTTACCAAGGAGATAAAAAAGCTGAAACTTTTGGAGACACTTGATCTAAGGAGAACATATGTAAAGATCCTACCTCTAGAAGTAATCCAGCTGCCCAATTTAATCCATCTCTTTAGAAAGTTCAAGCTTCCAAATAAAGTAGTGCAAAGTAAACTGCACAAGTTTCTTTCTTCAGGACAATGCAAGTTACAGACGTTATCAGGATTTCTTGTCGACGAAAGTGAAGGATTTGCAGAGCTTATGGTTCATATGAATAAATTATGA
- the LOC120684424 gene encoding disease resistance protein RGA4-like isoform X2, with product MDAGLLSAFVKKLVARLFVLAEEKYKLYKGFEEDVHFLMEELPMITSAIDEQLAGKDDLTLHFKVKELHQLAQEMEDCIDCIMYRASKEQQPWYHINYTPGNRIRTRLQLDEEMKRLKRRLQEAHQRKERYPVPCPSHPELPPSSSDRLIAREDLVGIDPPLKELLEHLAEGKDQRNQLNVFSIVGFCGLGKTVLAQQLYDSEVGRRFEKRAWVSAGQRNPEALLMEILRQVHEPPLVNSDARQLSIDLRNCLETKRYFIVIDDIRSTDQWNRIKSAFPRLKDISSRIVITTKFQSVANTCSSTNGYVHKMRRLDEECSKQLLLKESCLQECSDSSQSDPKVILDKCDGQPLALTAVGQFIQSRNSVEQPEWEGVCKDVRCHLDSDDALKRMHQVLTHDYTSLPTHELKACLLYFAMFPSDHRVRTKRLMRRWLAEGFVVPSTLCSDPAAQSFRELMDRNIIQSVDVSNNLKVKTCKTYGMMHEYVVRKSLSENIIALFDDGKLQPKHARRLSLHDSSISDSTNLEFDLSLVRSLTVIGEAGKAILDFKKYQLLRVLDLEQCTDLQNDHLKEICNLLLIKYLSLGGKVTCLTKEIKKLKLLETLDLRRTYVKILPLEVIQLPNLIHLFRKFKLPNKVVQSKLHKFLSSGQCKLQTLSGFLVDESEGFAELMVHMNKL from the exons ATGGATGCGGGCCTGTTGAGTGCATTTGTAAAGAAACTCGTGGCGAGGTTGTTTGTGTTAGCTGAGGAGAAATACAAGCTGTACAagggctttgaagaggatgttCATTTCCTGATGGAAGAGCTTCCTATGATCACGAGTGCCATTGATGAGCAGCTCGCAGGGAAGGATGATCTCACATTGCATTTTAAGGTCAAAGAATTGCACCAATTGGCTCAAGAAATGGAGGACTGCATAGATTGCATCATGTATCGTGCCTCCAAGGAACAGCAACCATGGTACCATATAAACTACACACCTGGGAACAGGATAAGAACCCGTTTGCAGTTAGACGAGGAGATGAAGAGACTCAAGAGAAGGTTGCAGGAAGCCCACCAGCGCAAGGAGAGATACCCAGTGCCCTGTCCGTCCCATCCTGAGCTACCTCCATCGTCCTCGGATCGTCTCATCGCTCGAGAAGATCTGGTCGGCATCGATCCACCTCTGAAAGAGCTTTTGGAGCACTTGGCGGAGGGGAAGGATCAACGGAACCAGCTGAACGTGTTCTCTATCGTTGGGTTTTGTGGATTGGGGAAGACTGTTCTTGCCCAACAGTTGTATGACAGTGAGGTGGGCAGACGATTTGAGAAAAGAGCATGGGTTTCCGCTGGGCAACGGAATCCGGAGGCACTGTTAATGGAGATTCTCCGGCAAGTGCATGAGCCACCACTGGTTAACTCTGATGCCCGCCAGCTTAGCATTGATCTCAGGAACTGTCTAGAGACCAAGAG GTATTTCATTGTAATTGATGACATCCGATCAACAGATCAGTGGAATCGTATAAAATCCGCCTTCCCGCGACTAAAAGATATTAGCAGCAGAATAGTGATAACAACGAAATTCCAGTCAGTGGCGAATACCTGCAGCTCTACCAATGgctatgtgcacaaaatgagaAGACTTGATGAGGAATGCTCAAAGCAACTGTTACTGAAGGAGTCGTGTCTGCAGGAATGTTCAGATTCCTCGCAGTCGGATCCGAAGGTAATATTGGATAAATGTGATGGTCAACCACTTGCTTTGACTGCCGTGGGCCAATTCATTCAAAGTAGAAATTCAGTTGAACAACCTGAATGGGAAGGTGTTTGCAAGGATGTACGTTGTCATTTGGACAGCGACGATGCCTTAAAGAGAATGCATCAGGTGCTGACCCATGACTACACCAGCCTTCCGACCCATGAACTCAAGGCTTGCTTGCTATATTTTGCTATGTTCCCCAGTGACCATCGAGTCAGGACGAAAAGGCTGATGAGGCGATGGTTAGCTGAGGGATTTGTGGTACCATCAACTTTATGCAGCGATCCAGCTGCTCAAAGTTTCAGGGAGCTCATGGACCGCAACATCATCCAGTCTGTTGATGTAAGCAACAACTTGAAGGTGAAAACATGCAAAACTTATGGCATGATGCATGAGTACGTTGTGCGCAAGTCTCTCTCCGAGAACATCATTGCTTTGTTTGATGATGGAAAGCTCCAACCCAAACATGCTCGTCGCCTTTCTCTCCATGACAGCAGTATTTCAGATTCCACCAATCTGGAATTTGATCTATCCCTAGTAAGATCTCTAACAGTCATTGGGGAGGCAGGTAAAGCTATTTTGGATTTTAAAAAGTACCAGTTACTGAGAGTCTTGGATCTTGAACAATGTACTGACTTGCAAAATGATCATCTCAAAGAAATATGCAATCTATTACTTATAAAATATCTAAGCCTAGGGGGCAAGGTTACATGCCTTACCAAGGAGATAAAAAAGCTGAAACTTTTGGAGACACTTGATCTAAGGAGAACATATGTAAAGATCCTACCTCTAGAAGTAATCCAGCTGCCCAATTTAATCCATCTCTTTAGAAAGTTCAAGCTTCCAAATAAAGTAGTGCAAAGTAAACTGCACAAGTTTCTTTCTTCAGGACAATGCAAGTTACAGACGTTATCAGGATTTCTTGTCGACGAAAGTGAAGGATTTGCAGAGCTTATGGTTCATATGAATAAATTATGA